From the genome of Brevibacterium sp. JSBI002, one region includes:
- a CDS encoding aminoglycoside phosphotransferase family protein: protein MKVPPVLYRATREIIGEYRTDSWVAALDYMANELLDRWKLRFDDVPGAPWAGCESLVIPVLTQENYQGVLRFAAPTSAHTAAHAQVLRALKMWNGHGAVRVIRDDRSFRVTLQERLRTKDNLSVLPLADVPPVWGALQRSLEIPATSEFLRVQDVVAGWLNSFDADAALLTGWSEAGPHDSLLLSFARNWMQTLASSDENWLIHADLHYYNILAGNPDPTGISTWKAIDPQPLAGPTAYTLAPVLWNRLAEIPSDHPQAQAAWLRGFATDLALCAGVDPQYGMGATVAREITNMFWYLRAASGGSNSSLADAARSLWVARALSGADVAGVNAHALKPIG from the coding sequence GTGAAGGTCCCACCGGTCCTCTACCGCGCGACGCGCGAGATCATCGGCGAATATCGCACCGATTCGTGGGTTGCCGCACTCGACTATATGGCCAATGAGCTCCTCGACCGGTGGAAGCTGCGCTTCGACGATGTGCCGGGAGCGCCGTGGGCGGGGTGCGAGTCCTTGGTGATTCCGGTGCTCACTCAGGAGAACTATCAGGGGGTGCTGCGGTTCGCCGCTCCCACCTCGGCGCACACGGCCGCGCATGCGCAGGTGCTGCGGGCGCTGAAGATGTGGAACGGACACGGGGCGGTGCGGGTCATCAGGGATGATCGCAGCTTCCGGGTCACTCTGCAGGAGCGGCTGCGCACGAAGGACAATCTGTCGGTGCTGCCTCTGGCCGATGTGCCACCGGTATGGGGTGCTCTGCAGCGGTCCTTGGAGATTCCGGCGACCTCGGAGTTCCTGCGGGTCCAGGATGTCGTGGCCGGGTGGCTGAACTCGTTCGATGCCGATGCCGCGCTGCTGACCGGGTGGTCGGAGGCGGGTCCGCACGATTCCCTGCTGCTGTCGTTCGCCCGCAACTGGATGCAGACTCTGGCCTCGTCGGATGAGAACTGGCTCATCCATGCCGATCTGCACTACTACAACATCCTTGCCGGCAATCCCGATCCGACGGGCATTTCGACGTGGAAGGCCATCGACCCGCAGCCCTTGGCCGGTCCGACGGCGTACACCTTGGCTCCGGTGCTGTGGAACCGCCTGGCCGAGATCCCCTCGGATCATCCGCAGGCGCAGGCGGCGTGGCTGCGCGGCTTCGCAACGGACTTGGCCCTGTGCGCCGGGGTCGATCCGCAGTACGGGATGGGGGCGACCGTGGCCAGGGAGATCACGAATATGTTCTGGTATCTGCGCGCGGCCTCCGGCGGGTCGAATTCGAGCCTGGCCGATGCCGCCCGTTCCCTGTGGGTGGCCCGCGCGCTATCCGGCGCCGATGTCGCCGGAGTCAACGCCCACGCCCTCAAACCCATCGGCTGA
- a CDS encoding TSUP family transporter, protein MVLWLLAAGVLAGWIDAVVGGGGLIQLPALLLVPGMSPVQAVATNKVGSIAGTTASAVTYLRKITPDRSATIPAAASAFLGAVLGAKLATLVPSDAFTPIILLALIGVGIFTVLNPSLGADATLRFGETSKRHHALSWLIGLVIGIYDGVLGPGTGSFLVIAFVSIIGFSFLHASATAKVINWATNFGALVYFIPDGQVVWLLGVIMAVGNVTGGIFGARTALAKGSGFVRVVFVIVVSALILKLGFDFISTLIH, encoded by the coding sequence ATGGTCCTGTGGCTGCTCGCCGCGGGAGTCCTGGCCGGGTGGATCGATGCCGTCGTCGGCGGGGGCGGACTGATCCAGCTGCCCGCGCTGCTGCTCGTGCCGGGGATGAGCCCCGTCCAAGCGGTCGCGACGAACAAGGTCGGGTCGATTGCGGGCACGACCGCCTCGGCGGTCACCTATCTGCGCAAGATCACCCCGGACCGGTCGGCGACGATCCCGGCCGCGGCCTCGGCGTTCTTGGGTGCCGTGCTCGGGGCGAAGCTCGCGACCTTGGTGCCCAGCGACGCGTTCACCCCGATCATTCTGCTCGCGCTCATCGGGGTCGGGATCTTCACCGTGCTCAATCCGAGCCTCGGCGCCGATGCCACGCTGCGGTTCGGGGAAACCTCTAAACGTCACCACGCGCTGTCATGGCTGATCGGGCTCGTCATCGGCATCTATGACGGAGTGCTCGGGCCGGGGACGGGATCGTTCCTCGTCATCGCCTTCGTCTCGATCATCGGATTCTCGTTCCTGCACGCCTCGGCCACGGCGAAGGTGATCAACTGGGCGACGAACTTCGGAGCGCTCGTCTACTTCATCCCCGACGGTCAGGTCGTCTGGCTGCTGGGTGTGATCATGGCCGTCGGCAATGTCACCGGCGGGATCTTCGGTGCCCGCACCGCGCTGGCGAAGGGCTCGGGGTTCGTCCGCGTCGTCTTCGTCATCGTCGTCTCCGCGCTGATCCTCAAACTCGGCTTCGACTTCATCTCCACCCTCATCCACTAA